The DNA segment ATGGGCATGGCGCCTCCGGGGTCAGTGTACGCGGGAAGAGGAACACCCAGATCGCGGGGAAGAGCGGGGAGGACACGGCGAGGTGAACCCGCCACGGATGGGCATGGATGAACGCCGGTGAAACCGGCTGACAGCGAAGAGAACCTGAGATCGGGGCGTTGGGGCTTGAGACTCCGAGTGTCGGCATCCAGGCCTCAGCTTCCGGATTCCGGGTCATCCATGCGCGCCCGTGTCCACCCGTAGCAGGTTCTCTTCTCTGTTCCCACCTCGTCACTCCGTCACTCTCCGCTTCACGCCGGCCCCTTGATGAGCGTTCGCTTGCCGTCGAGCAGCAGGTACAGGTCGCCACTGACAGCCAGGATGCTCTGGCGGCCTTCGCGGGCGAAGCGCCGGGCGAGGTCGAAGTACGCGTCGGTGCCGAACTCGACGACGGCCTCGGCCTCCTCGTTCTCGTGCTCGAGCATCTCGGCGTCCACCCAGCGCAGGCCGCGCTGGTAGAGCGTCCGGTCCGCGACCTGCTTGACGGAGGCTATCTGCGCAGCAGCGAGCGCTCCGCCGTTCGCCCTGACGTCCCCCCCCGCGAACATGACCTGCCGACGGTTCAGCGACTTCTGGTCGATCTGGGCGTTGAGGTTGGCCTCTTTCGCCACCGCGCCGCCGCCCGCGCGGTCGCTCCGGGCTTCGGCCACCAGGTCGTACTGGCGCTGGCGGTACGCGTCTCGCTGCGGCGAGTCGGGGAGTCCGGCATCGCCGCCACCGCGCGACAACCGCAGCACCAGGCCCAGGTCGATCTCGGGCGCGCCGGCGAATTCGGGCGTCCCCGGTTCCGCTGCCAGAAACGCCGTGTACTCCGTCAGGATGCCGTACTCGATCGACAGCCGGATCACCTCGTCCACGAGTTCCTTGATCCGCGGGTCGTCTTCGCGGCGCTCGCGCGTGGGCAGGCCCGCGTCCGCGCCCGACTGTCGGATCTCGTCGAGCAGCACGGCGATGCGCCGGCTTGCCCACAGCCGAGGCACGAAACTGTTCCGCGGGCTGGCCTTGTCGAGCGCAAAGGTGAACTCGAACGATCGCAGCTCGCCCGTCGCGTCCATGCCGCTCAGCACGAACGTGACCGGCTGGTTCGTCAGGTGTTGCCCCAGGATGACCAGCTGGTCGCCGTCGAAGACGTCCGGGAGTTCCGAGGGCATGAGCTGGCGCAGCGGCTGACCGGCGACTTTCGAGGGGTCTGCGGCGCGGTAGGTGAGCGTGGGCGATGCGAGCACGGGGCCGCGCAGTCGCCGGAAGACCTGCCCGACCTTCACCTCGACGTCCTCCTTCGGCAGCACGAAGGTGCTGGTGGCGCGGGTCGATCGCGCCAGCGCGGAGAGCAGCGGCGTGTTCACGTCGTAGCCCACGCCGAAGGTGAAGACGCGGCGCTTGTGCGTGTTCGCCGAGAGCGCGGCCTCACGGATCGCGCCCTCTCGCCGCTCGCCGACCGTCGGCAGGCCGTCGGTCAGGAACAGCACGATCGGCAGGCAGCCCTCCGTGACGGGCGGCCGCAGAGCGGTGAGCAGAGCGTCGTGGATGTTGGTGCCGCCCATCGCCTGCATCGCGCCGACGTACTCGCGGGCGCGGGCGATCGTCTCGGCGTTCTTGAGCACGGGCTGCGGTGCGAACGCCTCGATGGTGTCCGAGTAGTCGATGATGTTGAACGCTTCGCCCTCGTCGAGGGCCTCGATGATCATCAGTGCGGCGGCCCTTGCCTGGTCCATCTTCTCACCGCGCATGCTCCCGGAACGGTCGATGACGACCGTCACCTCCCGTCGCAGGGCGCGCGCCTTGCCGTTCTCGAGCGGCGGCAGCGCGGCCAGCAACAGGAAGTACCCGCCGTTCACGGACCCCGTCGGCGTCGCGCCGACGCGCGGATCGGGATAAGCGATGAGCGATGCGCTCGCGCCCCCGGCCTCGGGTCGAGCGAAGAGGTACGAGAGCCGAAACGCGCCAGGCTCCGTCGCGGCCCGCTCCGGCACCGTGACGCGGATGCGCCCCGCCGACCGCTCGGTCACGATCTCATGCGTGGGCGAGTACACGGTGGTGACGGTGCGGTCGGTGCGGATCGTGACGCCCATCGACCACTTCACGTCGCCGGCCTCGAGCGACTCGCTGCGCGGGAAGGCGTAGTCGATCCGTTCGCCGTCGGCAGGCAGCACCTGCTCGTAGGTCAGGTGCAGACGCTGCGTGCCGTTGGCCGGCACGGGGAAGACGCTGGTGCGGATGAGGTTGTAGCCGATGAACTCGACGAGGCCGGGGTCGAGTGTGCGCCGAACGATGTCGTCGTAGATGCGCCGGGCCTCGTCGCGCGGCAGGAGTTTGGCGACGCCCTCGTCGGGCAGGCCCTCGAGACGGAACTGGCGTACCGCCGAGCCATCCGGCACGGGCAGCAGCAGTTGCGCCTCCTGCGGGCGCGGGCCCGGGTTGCGGACGACGATGGTGACGGTCGTGGTGGCGATCTGCTCCCGGATGTCGGTTTCGACGCCGACGGATTCGAGCCGCACCGGGGCGTCGGGCAGGGGCAGGACGACGCGACGCTGGGGGATGATGACATTGTGCGGACCTCCGTCGGCCTGCTGCGCAACGCCTGGGAAGGGGGTCGCGAGGAACATGGCGAGCGCGAGCAGGCCGACGAGGAAACGCCGCATGGCTGGCTCCTTCTGTCTGTGTGCGATGGCCGCACGCTCTTCTGTACCACCCGAATGGCGTTGGGGGCGCAACCGCTTTGTAACCCGCCGGGGAAGGCGAGCGAATCGGAAGTGGGGCGGGCCTCCCGCCGGCCTCTACGATGCTGCGATGACCGACCTGAACGCCCTCTCCCTTCCCGAGTTGTTCGGCGCGCTCCGCGGCGACCTGGACGCGCTGGTGCGGGCGATGCACCGCGAGGACCTCGGCCCGGATGGCGTGGACCTGACGAGCCTGGTCGCGGTAGACGAGGGCGCACGGCTGGACGCGACCATCGTGGCCCGCGAGGGGGGGGTCGCCTGCGGGCTGGCGGCGGTTCCCGCCGTGCTGGCGGTGTTCGCGCCGGGAACACGCTTCCAGCCGGCTGCACGCGACGGCGACACCGTGCGGGCGGGCGCGACGCTGGCACGCCTGTCCGGACCGGCGCGGGAACTGCTCGCGGCCGAACGCTCTCTGCTGAACCTCATCGGACGCCTGAGCGGCGTGGCGACCCGGACCGCGGCGTTCGTCAGGGCCATGGGGGAGGGTGCTCGCGCACGGCTGTACGACACGCGCAAGACCACGCCCGGGCTGCGCGGCCCGGAGAAGTACGCCGTGCGCTGCGGCGGCGGGTGGTGCCACCGCATCGGGCTGCACGACGCCGTGCTCATCAAGGACAACCACCTTGCCGGACTGACGCCGCAGCAGGTGGGCGAGCGCGTGCGCGAGGCCGCCCTGCGAGCGCGGGCGATGCGCCAGGCGGGGCGGCTCGTGCGGT comes from the Synechococcales cyanobacterium CNB genome and includes:
- a CDS encoding VWA domain-containing protein — its product is MRRFLVGLLALAMFLATPFPGVAQQADGGPHNVIIPQRRVVLPLPDAPVRLESVGVETDIREQIATTTVTIVVRNPGPRPQEAQLLLPVPDGSAVRQFRLEGLPDEGVAKLLPRDEARRIYDDIVRRTLDPGLVEFIGYNLIRTSVFPVPANGTQRLHLTYEQVLPADGERIDYAFPRSESLEAGDVKWSMGVTIRTDRTVTTVYSPTHEIVTERSAGRIRVTVPERAATEPGAFRLSYLFARPEAGGASASLIAYPDPRVGATPTGSVNGGYFLLLAALPPLENGKARALRREVTVVIDRSGSMRGEKMDQARAAALMIIEALDEGEAFNIIDYSDTIEAFAPQPVLKNAETIARAREYVGAMQAMGGTNIHDALLTALRPPVTEGCLPIVLFLTDGLPTVGERREGAIREAALSANTHKRRVFTFGVGYDVNTPLLSALARSTRATSTFVLPKEDVEVKVGQVFRRLRGPVLASPTLTYRAADPSKVAGQPLRQLMPSELPDVFDGDQLVILGQHLTNQPVTFVLSGMDATGELRSFEFTFALDKASPRNSFVPRLWASRRIAVLLDEIRQSGADAGLPTRERREDDPRIKELVDEVIRLSIEYGILTEYTAFLAAEPGTPEFAGAPEIDLGLVLRLSRGGGDAGLPDSPQRDAYRQRQYDLVAEARSDRAGGGAVAKEANLNAQIDQKSLNRRQVMFAGGDVRANGGALAAAQIASVKQVADRTLYQRGLRWVDAEMLEHENEEAEAVVEFGTDAYFDLARRFAREGRQSILAVSGDLYLLLDGKRTLIKGPA
- the nadC gene encoding carboxylating nicotinate-nucleotide diphosphorylase; its protein translation is MTDLNALSLPELFGALRGDLDALVRAMHREDLGPDGVDLTSLVAVDEGARLDATIVAREGGVACGLAAVPAVLAVFAPGTRFQPAARDGDTVRAGATLARLSGPARELLAAERSLLNLIGRLSGVATRTAAFVRAMGEGARARLYDTRKTTPGLRGPEKYAVRCGGGWCHRIGLHDAVLIKDNHLAGLTPQQVGERVREAALRARAMRQAGRLVRFVEVEVDSVEQLDAVLAVESGLVDLVLLDNMPPVTLREAVRRRDAADSRIELEASGGVTLETIREIAATGVERISAGSITHHAVWLDVGMDAG